In Lolium rigidum isolate FL_2022 chromosome 3, APGP_CSIRO_Lrig_0.1, whole genome shotgun sequence, the genomic window TTGGGATGCCTCCCGAGGTGGTTGACGCTGGACTGGTGCTGAGCGGCGACTGCCACTGTTGCCATGGAAGGGAGGACGTGGGCGGCGGCTGCGACTGCGCCCCTGGGAACGTCGCGGAAGCCGCCGAGAACGGCGaaggccatggccatggccggtgaCGGCAGGTGGCAGCGGGGGTGGCGGCACGTGGGCGATCAATAGgagctagggttctaccgggtctagggcaaAGGTTGTAGGGGAAGGAGGGACTTGTGTGCAGGCGATGTCGCGGTCGACGGAGGCTAGGCGCCGTCGTGCGCGAGGGAGCAGGCGGCGCGTGGGAGAGGAggcagctagggttagggtttcgactcCTCGGGGACCCGACAATAGAAATATTATTATTGCTTAATCTTGCACGTAGTCCCTACAGTTGTTTATATAACGAAAATAAGATAACttgtgggctaagcccctaactaagcCTGCCCATTGGGCCTCCTCCGGATATAAGTGAGCCCGGTCATAACAGTTTGTTTCCAAAATTATTGCGTGCCTCATAATGGCATATGATATTGTAATTTTTGACGAGTTTTAATTGTCTCAAAATGGagaatcactagtagaaaaccccctttagtaccggttctggagggcctttagtaccggttttggaatcGGTACTAAAGATTCAGGACTAAAGCCACcttccctttggtaccggttccttacgaaccggtactaaaggtgcctccacgtgggtaCGGAGGAGCCCGCCGGGCTGGAGACCTTtgataccggttcgtaacacgaaccggtacgaaagggtacCGGTGCCATTTTTTAATCAATTTTTCACTcctttttttatctattttttcgaattattttccagtccctctttttatctatttttttcagaatttctaatattttagttatttgacaagtttagtctctaagtacacatatctctagtcaaattacttactcgttgtCAAAttccccgctcggtcacccatcctcccactactccagcactagcacgcttaacttccgagttccttcacatctcacttccaagtgctttgcgcgcatgttattgatagtagtatcatatcaattctattaacatgtcggtcacgatatcacacttctttattgtttgaattccacatgattattttaataaacaaaagtaaagatgtaaaaataatattgaataaataaaaaacaatacatttttaattattttttactttataaatatattttaaatttttcctttctaaaatctaaaacctgaaaatttgtaaatctaaaaatttactaacctttatggttaagtaatagtaatctttatgtatgaaggaattattaatttaaatttaaaaaaataaaaaatatgtaAAACCCTGAATTTCTGGCGAAAACTAAAATGTTCCTtctttcatatttccatttgaaattttgagaatctaaaaattggctaaccgggtaaacccgggtaacatcggatgtaactttttccgatagtgattttgatatattatacgtttttttcgatatgtatgcaaccagaaaagccgtttaaccatttttcaaactttttttttgcaaaaaaataaaaatttgaatttcttaatttcaccgaatagtaggttgcataacatacaagaatctcgaaggattttattttttgaattttctatcattttcttttgtattacaAAGCAAAAAATGCGATCCACTAAGGGGGGTgaagggtgcgtggggagcaaaaaaaGGCTggagaccctttagtaccggttctttatacaaaccggtactaaaggtgcagcgCCGGCCCCACCTCCGTCTCAAATTTGGCGTGAAACCCTTTAGTACCATTTCgtatcacgaaccggtactaaagatcccaacgaaccggtactaaaggttgtcGTCGACCTAGGCAGcggaaccggtactaatgcaacctttagtaccagttcgtaagaaaaccggtactaaaggtcaaaTCCTTTggccgtttttctactagtgaaagcCTGGTTCTAGTGTGGTTTAAGGCATTTTCGTATCATTAAGAATTCCATGACAAAGTTTTACTTGTCTGTTATGTGGGCATACACATTTCTTACTTGGGAAATATATAAATTATTATATTGAGCAGGTTAACTTATTATGTCATCTGTTACCATCTTGTTATGTCTTCTGACATACACAAGTTATGTATTCCAGCTCTCTTCTGTAGGATTCTCGATATGTCCATATTATCATTCTAACAAATACAaactgttctttttttttttcaggTTGGCATTGTTGGAGTGAGTTGCTATTCTTCGAAGAACCTGTTGGCATGGAAAAACGAAAGAATTGTGATCCGTGGCGAGGGGAAGAATGTGACACATGACCTCCACAAATCCAATATCCTGGAGGGGCCAAAGGTGATCTACAATGATCGGACTACCAAATATGTGATGCAGATGCACATAGATGACACAAACTACACCAAAGCGTCATTAGGAGTGGCCGCTACTGACTCTCCCGCAGGCCTGGTCTGGTACGTCTACAACAAGCGGCCACATGACTGAAAGCAGAGACATGATCATATTCAAGGAGGATAACGGGAAGGCCTATCTGATATACTCTTCCAACGATGACATCTAATTCCACATCGGCCATTCAACCGCCTCGACGTGGCGAATGACAGGAAGAGGTTTATCATGGGACAGCATAGAGAAGCTCCTGCGTTCTTCAAATTCGATGGCACCTACTACATGATAACCTCAGGCTGCACAGACTGGGAGCCAAACACCGATCTGGCTCATGCCACCACATCGGTCATGGGACCCTGGTAGACACTGGGCAATCCCTGCATATGAGGGAACGACATATTCCGGTCGACGACGTTCTTCTCCCAGAACACATTTGTGTTGCCACCACCAGGTGTAAGAGATTCATTCATCTTCATGGCCGACCGATGGAACCCTTCGGAGCTGAGAGACTCGCGCTATGCGTTGGCTGCCACTGGTAGTAAGTGAACTGCCTGATGAGGCTCCAGCTACAGCTTCATGTTCCAGGTCTGGTCCTGGGCGATGATCTACTGGCACCATCGGTGGTGGCTCCCCAAGGGGTGGATAGATTCTTGAAAAAATGTTGTTGCGTATATGTTTGTTACGTTTGATAAGATATAGATTTATACATGCATTTGACTCGCATTGAGGGTGTGTTGCATATGCCAGATGTAGGTGTTAGCAGAGTTGTAAATGTGCCGTTTTGAGTTTGTTCTCAAATCACATAGATACCTGTGTCCAATGTGTTACCTGCTCCAGGGTAATAGCTTCCGAATAATTTGGCTGCACTTCCATCTCTTGGCATGTGGTATGGTATCAAAATTGTGTTTAGGGATATACATGTATCTATAACTCGTGCCGATTCACCTTTGTAGCTGCGCAACCAGTTGGGCATGTACATGCACAAGTGCAGCAGAATGTAGGATATGATTCAGGCATTCAGCACGCCGTTCTGAATTTCATACACTTGAACTATAGTAGTACAACGTTTAGTTCATATAAACAGAATGGATCTATTAATCTCTCCCAAATAAACAGAACAATCACATAATCTGAAAAGAGGACTGCAGTTCAATTCTGCATACAACAGTTATATCGTTTCTTTACAATTCAATCGAAGATTTACACGGATCGATGATCCAAGCTCTGCCATGAAACAGTTCTACATCGTTTCTCTACCGATTGGAAGGCAGGAGTCAACTAAACCGCTTTACACTCGTTGTGCGTTCCACATCGCCACTGGATTCTTGAGTACGTTCTTCTCTGGTGCCGCCGGTGGGATGAAACTGAGGGGAGTCGCCTTCTTTCTGGGCAAGGCGACGGCGGCAGGACGAGGAGCAGCGAACCATGGGTGTTTGAGCGCCTTGGCCGCCGTGAGTCGCTTGTCGGGGTTGCACGTGAGAAGGCCTTGCAGCACCTGGAATCCTTCGTGTGACAGCTTCTCTTCGGGGAACAGATCCCGCAGCCTGTTGTGCTCGTGCCCCGCCGGTAGCGGTAGCAGTTGGAGCGCCATGGCGAGCGGCAGAGAGTCGAACCCCGGCCACGTCCTTTCGTCTGGCATGCCGAGCACTCGGATTATGTTCCACAGCTGCGATATCTCGTCTACGTAGTCATCTTCTCCGCGAGGGAACAACGCCTTGCCGCCGGCGAGCATCTCGGCCATGACGCAGCCGAGCGACCAGGTGTCCACGAGCGTGTCGTAGTCCGGCTTCTGCAGCAGGATCTCTGGCGCCGTGTAGAACGGGGTACCGGCCTGGGTGTAGGGAGGAGGCTCGACCATGGAAACCGCGAGCCCGAGGTCGCAGATCTTGACGAGCTCCCCGTCTTGGCCGACGAGGATGTTGGCAGGCTTGATGTCGCGGTGGACGACGTGGCGGGCGTGCATCATCTTGGCGCCGGTGAGCAGCTTCCACATAAAGGCGCGCACCGTGGGCTCCGGCAGCGGCTGGCCGTGGCGCCTGTCCCAGAGGAAATTGTGGAGGTTCGGCCCGGCGACGTGCTCCATGACGAGGGAGAGGCGGCCGGTGGCCGGGTGCACCACCAGGGCCTCGAAGCCGACCACGTAGGGGTTCCCGCTGCAGGCCCTGAGGAAGCCGGCCTCGCGCTGGAGGTCTGCGACGCTGGTCGCGGACGGCGTGGAGAGGCGCTTGATGGCGACGGTCTTGCCGGTGGCGCGGTTGCGCGCCATGACAACGGCGCCGAAGCCGCCCTCGCCAAGGCAGGCCACGTCGTCATACTCGTCGGTGCGGCTCCTCTTGCGTCCTTGTGTCGCCGATCCTTGGGCGGTCGTCGCGTGGCCGGCGGCAGGTCGTTTGCGGGCGGCCATGGCACTCGATCGACGAGCGCTTGCGGTGCTTGGTTCGGAGTGGAGGGAGACGGCCGCGTGCGCGTGTGGACTGGAAGGGAAAGCAGGCGATCTTTGGAAGAGCTGTATGCATGTCGGTGTGGATCGGCGGCACATATATATACAGGCAATGGCGAATTGGCAATCGACATGGAAGTGAAACCCTGAGCTCGAGTCGGATTCAAATTGGAAAGGAAGGCGGTTACTGCCTTTTGGAGTTTCGACAGGTTGCGTCACCTTCTTGCGATCGGATTCAGCGCTACAATGTGGGAGCGAGGCTGTTTCGCTTCCATGCAGCCTGCGTTTCCGTTTGCACGCCTGCAAGATCCTTGATCGACTCGGACAACCATCTTCCGTGCAGCGTGCGCGTCTTCCGTGTTGTACACAGATGGGAGTTGTGGGAGAGCCTTCGGGAGGGTTGTTTTTGGAGGTTTTTTCACAGATCATTGCATTCCTGCTGCTCGGCACAGCTGGGGCAAACCTGAAACAACATACTAGTACCATCCTCGCCTCGACTCTGTTAAAATATTTAACAGACTCTTGATTGTCAGGTTCTTTATTCTTCGCTTCTTATAACAAATTAAACTGTATCGTTAACAAACTTGGCCAAGTCTCCCCTACAAGATGGTAACAAGTGtatgctatctttcttttttttgcgaaaattccgccaatctattaataatca contains:
- the LOC124694787 gene encoding putative cyclin-dependent kinase F-2, with translation MAARKRPAAGHATTAQGSATQGRKRSRTDEYDDVACLGEGGFGAVVMARNRATGKTVAIKRLSTPSATSVADLQREAGFLRACSGNPYVVGFEALVVHPATGRLSLVMEHVAGPNLHNFLWDRRHGQPLPEPTVRAFMWKLLTGAKMMHARHVVHRDIKPANILVGQDGELVKICDLGLAVSMVEPPPYTQAGTPFYTAPEILLQKPDYDTLVDTWSLGCVMAEMLAGGKALFPRGEDDYVDEISQLWNIIRVLGMPDERTWPGFDSLPLAMALQLLPLPAGHEHNRLRDLFPEEKLSHEGFQVLQGLLTCNPDKRLTAAKALKHPWFAAPRPAAVALPRKKATPLSFIPPAAPEKNVLKNPVAMWNAQRV